CCATACTattgattatatcttaattagaaccaagtgcaagctactgttttattattaaagagaagaattaaatcatttttgaaatgcGATTTCTTTGATGAAGTCCATGGAacatgaccttcccataatttggagctttctagataatgggtttctggataacaggtcccacacctgaaCTATAAAAATGGAGACTGTTGCCTTTAGTAGCACAAGTCCACAAGTTTTAGTTTAATGGTAAATTAGCTGGTTCTGTAAGTATCACTCCTAATACTTTGCACATAGGACATTGCATGACATGGACGGGTCACTGAAAATTGCACTGATCATCTCCTCATTTAGATAAAAGACATTATGGTCTGTTTTTACACCCACCCGGCATGAACTGTTAACTTAAGCATACTCTTAATCATAGCCTGTACTGTAAGCATACTGATTTGTATGGTAGGAGAAACTGAAGGATGCTTCAAAATTGtttgccttccactggatcaaatagcattaggcaggttttatataaacttaaaaggttgaactaaaTGGATGTGTCTTCTTTCAACCTTACATTCATTAGCCTTTTCCGCCAATTTCACCAACAATTATTGTTAGAGCTTCAGTCATTTGACCAAAGCCAGAGAACGTACCGTATGTCCCATCTGCTGTACACTTGTAAATCAGaagctatttatttattaatcatttttgttttctagAGTGTCTATTCAGCATTACCAGACCATGCATGCCCTCAAATTTGCAGTGGAGGAGATTAATGCAGATTTTGAACTTCTTCCCAATGTTACACTGGGCTTCCAAATGTTTGAGACCTGCATTACTATACGGCGAGCAGCACAGGGGGCTCTGTCCTTGTTGTCTGGAGGTAAAGGTATCACTCCAAATTATCATTGCTATAATGGAGCCCCACTTGCTGGTGTCATTGGTGACTCTGCATCTCCAAGATCCATAATTATGGCCCAAATCTTGGGTCTCTATCGATATCCACAGGTGAGAAAGTTATTATCAGAACTGGCTACTGCACCAaacatttccttaaagggatactgtcatggaaaaacatgtttttttccaaaacacatcagttaatagagctgctccagcagaattctgcactgaaatccatttctcaaaagagcaaactgattttttttatattcaattttgaaatatgagatggggctagacatattgtcagtttcacagctgacccagtcatgtgacttgtgcctgcactttaggatggaattactttctgtcaggctgttatttctccttcttaatgtaactgaatcagtcacagtggaacttggcttttactatttagtgttgttcttaaatcttccagtgagctgttatcttgtgttagggagctgttatctcgttaccttcccattgttctgttgttaggttgctgggggggaggggtgatatcactccaacttgcagtaaagagtgactgaagtttatcagagcacaaatcacatgactggaggcagctgggaaactgacaatatgtctagccccatgtcagatttcaaaattgaatataacaaaatctgtttgctcttttgaaaaatggatttcagtgaagaattctgctggagcagcactattaactgattcattttgaaaaaaacatgttttcacatgacagtatccctttaacatttcatttaaacAAATGAACGGTATGGGGAAtaggaaacttaaagggatactgtcatgggaaaaaaaaatcttttcaaaatgaatcagttaatagtgttgctccagcagaattctgcactgaaatctatttctcaaaagagcaaacagggttttttatattcaattttgaaatctgacatggggctagaaattttgtcaatttcccagctgcccctggtcatgtgacttgtgcctgcacttaaggagagaaatgctttctggcaggctgctgtttttccttctcaatgtaactgaatgtgtctcagtgggacatgggtttttttactattgagtgttgttcttagatctaccaggcagctgttatcttgtgttagggagctgttatctcgttaccttcccattgttcttttgtttggctgctggggggaaaaagggagggggtgatatcactccaacttgcagtacagcagtaaagagtgattgaagtttatcagagcacaagtcacatgacttggagcagctgggaaattgacaatatgtctagccccatgtcagatttcaaaattgaatataaaaaaatctgtttgctcttttgagaaatagatttcagtgcagaattctgctggatcagcactattaactgattcattttgaaaaaaaaaatttccgcatgacagtatccctttaaacaaatgctATGTGTACAGAACTTCTCAGACCtaaaatattctaatatattcGTGTTATATTCCTAAAACATTTTGGCATTTGACAAAGGCAGTGCTTGAGTGTGATCTTGACATAGAAGGGCCAATTCACAAAAGGTCGTTATTCCTTAATGCATAATTTTGTCCGTTATTTAAGATGCGTTATTGAAAGAATGATTCAGCAAAGTATATTCACATACACTAATAGACATATCACAAACGTTAATTCTACATTTGTGCACAGCAGTATTCTAATCGCATTTGcgatacttatagaatagaattaatcctaacacATTATTCACTTACATCTTTTAAACGATAAAAGACTAAAATAGtgtgataattactgtgaaaaTTAACACCTCCAAGGATtaggcgttactaaacaacatcagatggattaatagaggaagatgtagtgaggagttGTAGGGCaacaattaaagacctttatgaggaactagAGACTTACCTAAGGCCACTAACATATTTTCATGATACAttgggcagatccagaatgcactACAGTCTGTGTCATAGAATTATATTaaatttcccagggaaaggaatgaatagaatactgtaaaaagagacttttaCTCTACCAGTGGCATCCCGAATGTCTTAGCTGCTATATATTGCACTAATAACTAgtgacaatatcaaatgccttaaaataatgcacaaaataatGCATGTTATAAAATAGTGCACATAATTTAGctaaattgaatgtaaaaatatcgattcttaagttagacaagtgaaattttagtgaatcgatcgttaattctaaaaatataagaagtgatataatttttaaggcatgctataaaCAACAATCACtttttcgacctttagtgaatcccctaaaacttttattaatttccaaatttttaaaaactttttcagaTCAGCTATTTTTCAACCAGCCCTATTCTCAGCCAAAGGGACTTGTTTCCTTCCTTTTTCCGAACCATACCTAGTGATGAATTCCAAATGAGAGGTCTAGCGCAGATGGTTGCTTATTTTGGTTGGTCTTGGGTTGGTATTTTAGCCAATGATGATGACTATGGTCAGTTTGGACTTCAGGTTGTAAAGCAAGAATTAACGTATGTGGGAGTTTGTGTGGCCTTCAGTGAGACTatattgactgggcaaagcaacaTGAATGCTCCTCACATTGTGCAAGTCATCAGAGAGTCATCTGCAAAGGTGGTGATTGTGATAGCAGCTGATCATAAATTTATAACAGTCGTAGAAGAGATGTACAAACAGAATGTTACTGGGACCATATGGGTAGCCAGTGAAGGCTGGGCAACTTCAACTCTACTGTTGGAGAAACGATTTCAATCAGTTCTGAAGGGCACTGTTGGTTTTGCTATCCATAGTGGGCATTTGCCAAAGTTTTCTGAGTATCTCAGCAGCCTCAACCCATCTACTTATCCGCATGACTCTTACATTATGGAATTTTGGGAAAAAGTTTTCTCTTGTAAGTGGCCGAATCAAGAAAATATATCCACAAGGATGGGCAATGCCACATTTGAGATATGTACAGGAAATGAAAAGCTGGACAATCTATTGACACCTCAAGATCCCAGGTTATCTCTTAACATATACACTGCAGTTTATGCATTAGCATGGTCCCTACACAACTTGCTTTATTGTACCCCAGGAACTGGACCATTCTATCATGGTACTTGTGCCAATATTTCTTCATTACACCCATGGCAAGTAAGTGACTTATGTTGTATTCTTCACTTTTCCCACCAAAATTGTCTTAAATATGATCACTTTTACGTATCATGTTGTGAATGCATCTAGCTCTATTACACATATAATTCCCATCAATGAATCACTCATCTGCCGTTATAGAAATTCCTGTAAATTGACTGAAATTACAATAAAGAACCCATTCCACATGTTCCTCCACTCTCAGTGGATGTCCTCTTCTCATCTGCACTGTACTAGAAAATGTATAGTTGGTGATGTACTCCCTTTAAAGTTTTACATGTAGTGCTCAATGTAGGGGTCCCCTAGTAGATCCCCAAGGAGATACAAAATAATATTCAGTAGGGCATTCAAAATTGCTTTGATACAAAACACGTTGGATCAAAAAACATTCGGTcttttaaaggaaataaataatttttgtatcAAGGTAATTTTGAGTGCCCTACACTTTACTAGGGCTGAAGAGTTCACTACAATGTCACATACTATGCACTAAAATGATTATGTCCCCCCTAGGTTGTCTACTATTTGAAAGAATTCATGAGGTTGGTTATCCTTTTGATACTGTTAAATAGTCTAGATTTCTCAATTTTTCCTACTGATAAGAGGTCTATACTGGCACTCTATAACATCGTGATCAGAAAATAAACTGTCCCACCTCTTATGAGGTTTTTGTCCTCTAATGTCCCCTTTGACCTAAACATGTTGCATGTTTTCAGTATAGATATGCATTCAGATTATAACTCCTGTTTAAAATATGACCTACCTagtaaattttttattttctgtcctaTGTTTGTGCATTGAGATTTTATAGCAGCTGCCTATGTTTATGCTGATATTTTCTCACAATAAACACTTCAACTTTTTAGCTTCTACACTATGTTAAAAACACGAACTTCAAGACCAAAGATGGCACTCACATTATCTTTGATGCAAATGGAAACCCTCCAGCCATTTATGACATTATAAACTGGCATCTGAATGGCAAGGGCAGCCTGGAGCAGTTTACAGTTGGCAGTTATACTCTGGATCACCCTGATAGCAAAACCTTACAGATAGTCAGTAATGGAATTATTTGGGCCAGAGATAATACAGAGGTATAACATGATAAACACTTATCTATACTTGACCATAGATAAATTGTACAAATATGAAATGATTGCTATTTTGTGTATATAAAGTTTTTAGGGcttttttacaaatacaaatgcAATTCACAATAAtcctaatcatcatcatcatcatcatcatttatttatatagagccaaccaATTCCATAGAACTTAACAAACAAGGAACAGTTTACTATACTTCATTGCTTACTATGATAATAAACTGAATATCATGCCTTAAGAATAAACCCAGGTCAATAGGTTCTAATCCCATAACATGTACAAATGGAGCcacattaattttaaaatgtaacctAATTTTTTAGTATTGTTTTAGCTCAAGGCTGTCTAAGGATATCTAATTTTATTAACGTCTTGGGTTCCTTGACGGATAATATACCTTGCAGaactcagtgtgcaaagtgctaaaaaggccacaattctgcactttgcacactgtgttctgctATCCACTCCAACCTATCTTAGTGGGACAGGTGGGACAACATAGGCATGCCCCCCCCATACCGTACCCATCTCCTAACTTGCAAGTCATGCAGACAGAGTGCCAGACAGACAGGCAGTAGTGCCCTGTGGTGCAAGTGATTGTAAGATGCATTGTAAGGGCATTAAGTGATGCACTTTTGCACCCCTTATTGCAATAGCACTTGTGTTTTGATGTAATGTGACCCCTTTTCTCATGTTCCCTTTTTATTTGAACACTAGAGAAAGAAATTATTCTAATACTGAAGACTCTTTTATTAATGTACTCTGGGGCTGacaaaaagttgttatttcttaATGCatagttttgtgcaaaaaaaaaaaaacccatgttcaTTTAAGGAATGGTTCATCAAACTATTTTTGCATGCACTAAAAGACAAATCGAATGCAGAAATTCTACATTAATTGCATCAATTCAACATTAATTCTACATTAATTCTAATCGCATTGCGATactagaatagaattaatcctaacccGTAATTCTTTCAAATGATAATAGCATAAAATAGTgtgataattaatttatttttattaatttaacacctcccaggagtagATTAACTATATCACAGCAGTTCTGTTTGTCTAGGGTGATAAGATGGAGTTTGCAGTAGGATTTTTGGAGATTTCCGGGAAAGATCAACTATAGATGGATTATTGGAGGAAGAAGTATTGAGGTGCTACCAATTAAGTAGGGCTgaaattaaagacctttatgaggagctggagccttacctacagccactaacacacAGAAGCCATGCTGTCCCTGGCATGGTGAAACTTCTGTGCTCctctaatttttttgcaaatagtaGTTTCCAGAAAGTTGAAGGGAAAGATGGTGGAGTGTCAAATTCACATTCCCATTGTGCCTTTGGCAGGTCCTGAATACACTACGTTCTGCGTTGGGGAATTATATAAAGTTTCCCAGGAATGGGAAttctgtaaaaagagacttttaCTCTGTCAATGGCATCctgaatgtcttaggtgctatagattgcactaataagAATGACAATATCGCATGGTTTGAAATAAAGTCCAAAATattgcatgctataaaatactgcACACAGCTCaccaaaaatgaatgaaaaaaaatggttcTTAAGTCAGACAAATGAAATTTTAGTCAATCGATCATTAATTTTAAAGAAGCGATGTCCTTTTTAACACATGCCAAATATAACACTCACTTTTACAACCTTTTGTCAATCGGCTCCTCTGTGTTCAGAAAGTctatttgttatactgtatatcatttacaTTACAATATTCCTCTAGAGCAATGGTTTCCAATCTATGAGGTTGATTCTCTCAGCAGGGAActaaaaagccttttttcaaaatgcatcaattaatactactgtgccagcagaattctgcactgaaatctattattaaattttgaatttaaaaatttaattttgaaatttggcatgggattagacatgatgtccatttcccaggtgcccccatacatgtgacttgtgctctgataaactttagtcactctttactgctacactgcaagttggagtgatgccacgccctccctccttccctcccagtagcccatcagcagaacaatggaccagggccggaactaggggtaggcagataggcacgtgcctagggcgcaaagctgagggggcgccaggcacgtacctgctctgtcgcctacccagTGTCTGGCTCTCTGTCTCCCTGACTGGCGCCAGTAATTTCTGTTTCAAATGCGCTTGCGCGCATGCACGTAGTTTGGCGCATGCGTGCCGACAGGTAGTTTTGCGCATGTGCGCCGGCGCGTAGTTTCGcacatgcgcgccggcgcgtagTTTCGAGCATgctaagccggcgccgtgcccggccaggttgcctagggtgcctggccgggttggcccggctctgcaatGGACAGCTAGCCAGATAACAGCAACCTGACACCacaaggcagatttattaaaaggcGAAGTGGCCTTCGCTagtgaagccaaaaaaaacaatcctCAGGgatatcaccaatttactaacaggcatagggGACAATTATCTAGCGAAAGAGCTCatcgctaacaaagttttgcgcaagttcgccaggcaaattttcactcaggcaatAGATCGTTACTCGGCAAATTCTggaaagtgcaaattttccattacattaccctttttgccagagtctgcttcaccaggttatatctggtgaactgataagatgaagctgcaTCCTAAACAATCTtgtcacatcatatcctgtatgccggtcacaaaaaaagtcaaaacactgaagtttttttcatattttaaagtgagcttatgtttaaaaattgtatatgtaaacatatattttgtttacattttttttaaccatttgaagctcatgccacatttgttttagggtgggctcatgtctttgcattttgatgaataagcgtaTGCGCTGCAAATGAACATTTGACGAAGTCTGGTGTAGCCTTCCCAGGTGAAaattccccctttagtaaattttctgtccctgctgaaggatttgtttgctttGCCTGCTTTTTACACTAGGTGGGACTGAGTACAACTTGGGTCGTATTGAAGttcaatgagaaggggagaaacaactGAGATGGTTGCctctacaccaatattacagctaaaaaatgcatttgttggttcaagaatacattttaaatgataaagtaaattatttgcaatgaaaacaatgtaatttagaaataaaaagtaaaccataaatacataacaggatccctttaacagaaaAAGTCTTTCAAAAGACTAAATTACATTTGAAAACAACTAAAACCTGCATATGTATTGTAATTGTTGCAGCCCAGATCATACATTCAGGCACTATGTATTTATTCATACACTgattatataaaactataaatctATAATGTTCCCATACTCATAGGTTCCCATTTCTATGTGCAGTCCAAGTTGTCCCTCAGGATTTAGGAAGATGATACTACCAGGAAAATCAGCTTGCTGTTATGACTGTGCCCGCTGTCCCTATGGACATATTTCAAACCAAACAGGTACTGGAAGTGCATATGTTagtggatattattattatatcgtTTATAGAAATAATTTTATGTGAATGTTTTTCTGCAGATGCTGTTGAATGTCATCCATGTTCCTGGGACACATGGCCCAATCTACAACAGGACAGATGCTTACCAAGAGCTACAGAGTTTCTTTCCTATGAAGAACCTTTGGGTTACAGCTTAACAGCTGCATCAATGTTTTCTTCTCTGTTTCCTCTTATTATTTtggcagtttttatttattatcaaaaaaCACCAATAGTCAGAGCAAACAACTATTCCCTTAGTTGCCTTCTCCTGCTCTCCTTGTTCCTCTGTTTCCTTTGCTCTTTAGGGTTCATTGGTTACCCACAACCTACACAGTGTCTTCTGCGCCAGGTGGCATTTGGGATGGTTTTTGCTCTTTGTATCTCCTGTGTTCTGGCCAAAACCATCACTGttgtcattgcctttaatgcaaccAAACCAGGCAGCAGGTTAAGAAAATGGACAGGGATAAATGTGTCCTACTGCTTCATAGTCTTTTGTCTCTTTTTTCAGCTATTTCTGTGTGTAATGTGGCTGACATTTTCACCTCCCTTTACTGAGCTGGACACTAGCACCAATCCTGGAGTCATCATTGTTAACTGCAATGAAGCATCACTAACTGCTTTCTGGTGCATGCTGGGATACCTAGGTCTCTTAGCTACCATCAGTTTCATTGTTGCCTTCTTGGCCAGACGTCTCCCTGACAGTTTCAATGAAGCCAAATTTATCACATTCAGTATGTTggctttcctcagtgtctgggtGTCCTTTATCCCAGCCTATCTCAGTGCACGGGGCATGTATACTGTGGCAATGGAAGTCTTTGCCATTCTGTCTTCCAGCTGGGCTGT
Above is a genomic segment from Xenopus laevis strain J_2021 chromosome 3L, Xenopus_laevis_v10.1, whole genome shotgun sequence containing:
- the LOC108710417 gene encoding vomeronasal type-2 receptor 26, with translation MEFAVPISMCSPSCPSGFRKMILPGKSACCYDCARCPYGHISNQTDAVECHPCSWDTWPNLQQDRCLPRATEFLSYEEPLGYSLTAASMFSSLFPLIILAVFIYYQKTPIVRANNYSLSCLLLLSLFLCFLCSLGFIGYPQPTQCLLRQVAFGMVFALCISCVLAKTITVVIAFNATKPGSRLRKWTGINVSYCFIVFCLFFQLFLCVMWLTFSPPFTELDTSTNPGVIIVNCNEASLTAFWCMLGYLGLLATISFIVAFLARRLPDSFNEAKFITFSMLAFLSVWVSFIPAYLSARGMYTVAMEVFAILSSSWAVVICIFTPKCFIILFRPNMNSKEHLTVKNKVQK